One region of Manis pentadactyla isolate mManPen7 chromosome 9, mManPen7.hap1, whole genome shotgun sequence genomic DNA includes:
- the FGF19 gene encoding fibroblast growth factor 19: MRSAPSRCAGARVLVLAGLWLAAAGRPLAFSDAGPHVHYGWGEPIRLRHLYTGGPHGLCSCFLRIRADGAVDCARGQSAHSLVEIRAVALRTVAIKGVRSVRYLCMGADGRMQGLPQYSAEDCAFEEEIRPDGYNVYQSKKHHLPVSLSSAKQRQLYKARGFLPLSHFLPMLPRSPEEPADVQDPSEPDMFSSPLETDSMDPFGIATNLGLVKSPSFQK, encoded by the exons ATGAGGAGCGCGCCGAGCCGGTGCGCTGGGGCCCGTGTCCTGGTCCTGGCCGGCCTCTGGCTGGCTGCAGCCGGGCGCCCCCTAGCTTTCTCGGACGCGGGGCCGCACGTGCACTACGGCTGGGGAGAGCCCATCCGCCTGCGGCACCTGTACACCGGCGGACCCCACGGCCTCTGCAGCTGCTTCCTGCGCATTCGCGCCGACGGCGCCGTGGACTGCGCGCGGGGCCAGAGCGCGCACA GTTTAGTGGAGATCAGGGCAGTCGCTCTGCGGACCGTGGCCATCAAGGGTGTGCGCAGCGTCCGGTATCTCTGCATGGGCGCCGACGGCAGGATGCAAGGGCTG CCTCAGTACTCGGCCGAGGACTGTGCCTTTGAGGAGGAGATCCGCCCTGATGGCTACAATGTGTACCAGTCCAAGAAGCACCATCTCCCCGTCTCTCTGAGCAGCGCCAAGCAGAGGCAGCTGTACAAGGCCAGGGGCTTTCTGCCCCTGTCCCACTTCCTGCCCATGCTTCCCAGGAGCCCAGAGGAGCCTGCAGACGTGCAGGACCCCTCGGAGCCTGACATGTTCTCTTCGCCCTTGGAAACAGACAGCATGGACCCTTTTGGGATTGCCACCAACCTGGGACTGGTGAAGAGTCCCAGCTTTCAGAAATAA